From a single Vitis vinifera cultivar Pinot Noir 40024 chromosome 18, ASM3070453v1 genomic region:
- the LOC100245335 gene encoding uncharacterized protein LOC100245335, protein MVAAVFRRTLSFPNSSLSRPSKPAKTYHVRSISLPCRPHPLISQLKEEIKELRAWESKLGERTSAWLCEGLSRLRTVHYSLDDILQLPQTQELLRRQPAAVEKLLEDFLGFVDLYGRFQTSVLALKEEQSAAQVAIRRRDESKVALFVKAQKRMNKDMGKLVSTVRSTGRFPNGDGELISIIRDVNQVTVLVSVALFNGVSSSWASRKFPWKGLRLSKTAKRVKVEECIQEFQQVGIDIFWGLKKKGNEEVRIDLKRMQALENCIRGIELCSERVFRSLINTRVSLLNILTQ, encoded by the coding sequence CAGATCTATCAGTCTTCCCTGCAGACCACATCCTTTGATTTCTCAACTCAAGGAGGAGATCAAGGAGCTCAGAGCCTGGGAGTCGAAGCTCGGGGAGAGAACATCGGCTTGGCTCTGCGAAGGGTTGAGCCGACTTAGGACTGTTCACTACTCGCTGGATGACATACTCCAGCTTCCTCAAACCCAGGAGCTGCTCCGCCGCCAGCCCGCCGCGGTGGAGAAGCTTCTGGAAGACTTCCTAGGCTTCGTCGACTTGTACGGACGCTTCCAAACCTCCGTTTTGGCGTTGAAGGAAGAACAGTCGGCGGCGCAGGTGGCGATCAGGAGGAGAGATGAATCGAAGGTAGCACTGTTCGTGAAGGCTCAGAAGAGAATGAATAAGGACATGGGCAAACTCGTCTCCACCGTCCGGAGCACCGGCCGGTTTCCGAACGGCGACGGCGAGCTCATTTCCATTATCAGAGATGTTAATCAAGTAACAGTGCTGGTATCGGTGGCTCTCTTCAATGGAGTTTCTTCATCGTGGGCGTCTCGAAAATTCCCGTGGAAAGGATTGAGGTTGTCGAAGACGGCGAAGAGAGTGAAGGTGGAGGAGTGCATTCAAGAATTTCAACAAGTGGGAATAGATATTTTCTGGGGTTTGAAGAAGAAGGGAAATGAAGAGGTTAGAATCGATTTGAAGCGAATGCAGGCTTTGGAAAATTGCATTCGTGGAATTGAACTTTGCAGTGAAAGGGTGTTCAGGAGTTTGATCAACACAAGGGTTTCACTCCTTAATATTCTCACACAATag